One Nocardioides oleivorans DNA segment encodes these proteins:
- the paaC gene encoding 1,2-phenylacetyl-CoA epoxidase subunit PaaC → MNEHIHTPPEDEHESAYSGLLVNDAHWAFGTDFEDPLAGVDTTIPEGVDAATLAAYALMLGDDALVMSHRVSEWTSNAPDLEDDIALSNIALDLLGQARLLLARAAKADASVVPVLPEGSPAPPEDALAYFREAHDFRNVRLAELDNGDFAEATVRVLLFSVWRLATWERLRASSDHVLAAVAVKGVKELAYHRDYAARWFVTLAQGTQESRARLLVAYDALWPLWPELFDTHEVEAAAAEQGFGVDPGGVREAAEAVLDQVLAAADVPRSEAARRVGVLGRTGRDGMHGEPLSRMLAEMQSVARAHPRGQW, encoded by the coding sequence CTACTCCGGCCTCCTCGTCAACGACGCCCACTGGGCCTTCGGCACCGACTTCGAGGACCCGCTCGCCGGCGTCGACACGACCATCCCGGAGGGCGTCGACGCGGCGACCCTGGCGGCGTACGCGCTCATGCTCGGCGACGACGCCCTCGTCATGTCGCACCGCGTGTCGGAGTGGACGAGCAACGCTCCCGACCTCGAGGACGACATCGCGTTGTCCAACATCGCGCTCGACCTGCTCGGCCAGGCCCGGCTGCTGCTCGCCCGCGCGGCCAAGGCCGACGCGTCGGTCGTGCCGGTGCTGCCGGAGGGCTCGCCGGCCCCGCCCGAGGACGCGCTGGCGTACTTCCGCGAGGCCCACGACTTCCGCAACGTCCGCCTCGCCGAGCTCGACAACGGCGACTTCGCCGAGGCGACCGTGCGGGTGCTGCTGTTCTCCGTGTGGCGGCTGGCGACCTGGGAGCGGCTGCGCGCCAGCAGCGACCACGTGCTCGCCGCCGTCGCCGTCAAGGGCGTCAAGGAGCTGGCCTACCACCGCGACTACGCCGCGCGCTGGTTCGTCACCCTCGCCCAGGGGACCCAGGAGTCTCGGGCGCGCCTCCTGGTGGCGTACGACGCCCTCTGGCCGCTGTGGCCCGAGCTTTTCGACACCCACGAGGTGGAGGCCGCCGCGGCGGAGCAGGGCTTCGGGGTCGACCCGGGAGGGGTCCGCGAGGCCGCGGAGGCCGTGCTCGACCAGGTCCTGGCCGCCGCCGACGTCCCGCGCTCGGAGGCCGCGCGCCGGGTGGGCGTGCTCGGCCGCACGGGCCGCGACGGCATGCACGGCGAGCCGCTCAGCCGGATGCTCGCCGAGATGCAGTCGGTCGCCCGGGCCCACCCGAGGGGGCAGTGGTGA